From a region of the Paracoccus contaminans genome:
- a CDS encoding SLC13 family permease: MAVTIGLFIWGRLPYDLIALIALLAGVIIGIIPAAEAFSGFGDDVVIIVATALLVSAAVARSGAVETAMRPLLRNLKGTQSQVTVLVLAVTALSMVTKNVGALAMLMPVAAQLSRRTGTPLSFMLMPMAFGSLIGGIVTLVGTSPNILVSKVREDILGKPFGMFDYAPVGIVIAVLGVVFLSFAYRLLPDRRAASRSMDAAFTLEEYATEARVPEGSPFVGRTVAELEALAEGGLRVTTVIRERFRRHAPRPDEALAAEDVLLLSGEPEDLERVVARARLRLAGEEVAEDETDEGEAAVAEGVVTADSALIGRTPAEAQLLGRHGLQLLAVSRRGHRLDRRLRRLRFEAGDVLILKAAPERLAPSLGELRVLPLSQRDVALGSRKRSWIPILVLAAAMVLVAAHVVPVAVAFAGAAALMLLLRVMTTEEAYESIEWPVIVLLAALIPVSNAIQATGGSDLIAAGLQRVAGEVPPLAAVAMMIVLAMAVTPFLNNAATVLVMAPIAASLAKRLGLNPDPFLMAVALGAACDFLTPIGHQCNTLVMGPGGYRFGDYWRLGLPLSILVVVVGTPMIALVWGLGG, from the coding sequence ATGGCCGTCACCATCGGTCTGTTCATCTGGGGGCGCCTGCCCTATGACCTTATCGCGCTGATTGCGCTGCTGGCGGGGGTCATCATCGGGATCATCCCCGCGGCCGAAGCCTTTTCCGGCTTTGGCGACGATGTAGTGATCATCGTGGCCACCGCCTTGCTGGTATCAGCCGCGGTGGCGCGGTCGGGGGCGGTGGAAACCGCGATGCGCCCCCTGCTGCGCAACCTCAAGGGCACGCAGTCGCAGGTGACGGTGCTGGTGCTGGCGGTCACGGCGCTGTCGATGGTGACCAAGAACGTGGGCGCCCTGGCCATGCTGATGCCGGTGGCGGCGCAGCTGTCGCGGCGCACGGGCACGCCGCTGTCCTTCATGCTGATGCCCATGGCCTTCGGCTCGCTCATCGGGGGGATCGTGACGCTGGTGGGCACCTCGCCCAACATCCTGGTATCCAAGGTGCGCGAGGATATCCTGGGCAAGCCCTTCGGCATGTTCGACTATGCGCCCGTGGGCATCGTCATCGCCGTGCTGGGCGTGGTCTTCCTGTCCTTCGCCTATCGCCTGCTGCCCGACCGCCGCGCCGCCAGCCGGTCGATGGACGCGGCCTTCACGCTCGAGGAATATGCGACCGAGGCGCGCGTCCCCGAAGGCTCGCCCTTTGTCGGCCGCACGGTGGCCGAGCTTGAGGCGCTGGCCGAGGGCGGGCTGCGCGTCACCACCGTCATCCGCGAACGCTTCCGCCGCCACGCCCCCCGCCCCGACGAGGCGCTGGCCGCCGAGGACGTGCTGCTGCTGAGCGGCGAGCCCGAGGATCTCGAACGCGTCGTCGCCCGCGCCCGCCTGCGCCTGGCGGGCGAGGAAGTGGCCGAGGACGAGACGGACGAGGGCGAGGCCGCCGTCGCCGAGGGCGTCGTCACCGCCGATTCCGCCCTGATCGGCCGCACCCCGGCCGAGGCGCAGCTGCTTGGCCGCCATGGCCTGCAGCTTCTGGCCGTCAGCCGGCGCGGCCATCGCCTTGATCGCCGCCTGCGCCGCCTGCGCTTCGAGGCGGGGGACGTGCTGATCCTCAAGGCCGCGCCCGAGCGGCTGGCCCCCTCGCTGGGCGAATTGCGCGTCTTGCCGCTGAGCCAGCGTGACGTGGCGCTTGGCAGCCGCAAGCGCAGCTGGATCCCGATCCTCGTCCTGGCCGCGGCGATGGTGCTGGTGGCGGCCCATGTCGTGCCGGTGGCCGTGGCCTTTGCAGGCGCGGCGGCGCTGATGCTGCTGCTGCGCGTGATGACGACCGAGGAGGCCTATGAATCGATCGAATGGCCGGTGATCGTGCTGCTGGCCGCGCTGATCCCGGTCAGCAACGCCATCCAGGCCACCGGCGGGTCAGACCTGATCGCCGCAGGGCTGCAACGCGTGGCCGGCGAGGTGCCGCCGCTGGCGGCCGTGGCGATGATGATCGTGCTGGCGATGGCGGTGACGCCCTTCCTCAACAACGCCGCGACCGTGCTGGTGATGGCGCCCATCGCGGCCAGCCTCGCCAAGCGGCTGGGCCTGAACCCCGATCCCTTCCTGATGGCGGTCGCGCTGGGGGCGGCCTGCGATTTCCTGACCCCGATCGGGCATCAGTGCAACACGCTGGTCATGGGGCCGGGCGGCTATCGCTTTGGCGATTACTGGCGGCTCGGCCTGCCGCTGTCGATCCTTGTCGTGGTGGTCGGCACGCCCATGATCGCGCTGGTCTGGGGCC